ttaattccttcaattcttgaattcttcttgagtttgctttagttactttgatccttaattctcttgttgattgttcaattgatttTTCTAGCCTTTTATTCTCTCTTTCTAATCTTTCAATTCCATGCTTGCTAgtttagaattaatggatttcttgatttctagtatgattagtgagtagaattaggttagggaaaggggagaatctaggggcctaattaggggaacttgatgatttgattgatgaatgattgatgtgatgaaattgatttagtgctaggattttccatgaccaattgagtagtagttgcaaatgctagttgattgaattagattggaatgtatgatttaggtttgccaagacattgtgagcctaattcatgcaagtgaatgattgttcctattatatgcaagcttatctagcttaggactaggcgaaagctcttctataggctaggttgcttcgcatgcttcatccgagaggtggcgagcacgtcatttggtttcattcccctatgtgctatgtcagtgcatcattcatgattactagatggtagttcatttctcccgatttccctagactatcccGAACTCCCTAACGTTCcccttccttgattcaatctagtttaattgttagtttagcttcatagtgataattcaaatcaaacttcttgttcgaattagcttgacatttaatctcgagaaccatcgtttctttgggacgatctctatacttgccactatagttcatatagttggttagtctagctgttctataaattttttttggttgttgcgttgatctttcaacgacggaaaaacgcccTATCAAAATGattgaagcatcaatttgtaattctctaaactcttcttctaattttgtgcaattcaattcaatttcttaattcttgcttttgttgtgattgttgattgttctttaattccttcaattctttaattcttcttgattttactttagtactttgatccttaattctcttgtttattgttcaattgattgtaatatttcaagtgcttggggttgaccccaagcacttaacatgtcaagtgcttggggtttcgAAAAATCCAAGCACTTAACTTGAGATTTATGgaaaaccccaagcacttgacatgttaagtgcttggggtttaAGGAAAGCCCCAAGAACTTGACTTGTGAAGTGCTTGGGGTTTTAAAAAACACCCAAGCACTTGatattaacaatattttttaaataaaatctgCAACTATCTAGTGCTTGGTGTATATTAAACAAAATAACCCAAGCGCataatattctttttttttttgtaaatttttCCAGGCCGGTACCACTTTAGCACAATATGTTGTAGCTATAAAACCTGTACCTACACCAAACAACCTCAATCAAACACAACGTATATACTATACACCAATAAACATGCCCTTATCTCATCCTTACACCATTCAATAACacaagtgaaaaaaaaaatcaaaataaatatccaACAACGGGAGAAAACCTATTGTATCTAAATTGTTAATGGAAAAAGGTAGCTAATTACAATATTAGATTCATTATAATGCTAAAAACGCGAACAATAAAAAACATTCATTGGTAATAAATCGTGCCAACTTGTCTCAAACACATTTTATTTCATCAGTCGTGAAGGAACGCTCCTTTAGTTTGTTCATGAATTCCTATAATCAAATCCAACAAAAAAACATGTAATAAATtagtaagaaaaataaatattgtaaaatatactccctccgtcccggaatacttgacctgttttccttatcgggctgtcccttaatacttgacctgtttctaaatatggcaatattctaacaatattatattatttctcactccacccctattaacccacctaccccctactccatacaaaaaataattaaaaattcaacccctactctcccccaaccccacctcttaacccacctcccactaactacattaaagtaataccccactatcaactactacctattaaattaaataagtcaattgaAGTCCCTTAAaatctgtgccggtcaaaccgggtcgagtattccgggacggagggagtaatataaaCATTATTTTCAAACAATAATTGAGTTATATGAACAATTTTGACTTAAATGGTCGTTTTCGGTtccaactcttaactaatgaacctaaatatgtattctaaaccatttacatgtttaatatacttaatattaggatgacaagactcattctcatctactttggtgaaattatgcacatttatggctcatttgatcgttatatgacatattttgactataatgtttgttttcgctcccaactctcaactaatgaagctaaataggtattcCAAGCCCTTTAGATGTtcaatatacttagtattaggtttctatGACTCATTaacatctactttggtcaacttaTGCAAATCTTAGGCTCGTTTGACCGTTATaagacatattttgactataatgttctttttcgaTCTCAACTCTTAACTAATAAACTCAAATAAGTTTTTTGAACCTTTTAtacgtttaatatacttagtattaggttgctaagactcattctcatctactttggtcaagttacgcacatttaaggcccatttgaccgttataggacatattttgactataatggtcgttttcggtcccaactctaaactaatgaagctaaataggtattaTAATCCCTtcacatgtttaatatacttagtattaggtttctaagactcattaaCATATACTTTGGTCAACTTATGCAAATTTTAGCCTCATTTGACTGTTATAGgatatattttgactataattgtcgttttcggtcccaacttttaactaatgaacctaaataagtattttaaaccttttataCGTTTAATTTACTTATTATTaggtttctaagattcattctcatctactttggtcaagttatgcacatttaaggccctTTTGacagttataggtcatattttgactataatggtcgttttcggtcccaactcTAAACTcatgaagctaaataggtattttaaaccctttacacgtTTAACATACTTAgtaggtttctaagactcattaacatctactttggtcaacttatgcacatttgaggcttgtttgaccgttataggacatattttgactataatgggcGTTTTCGGTCtcaactcttaactaatgagctaaataggtattttaaaccttttacacgtttaatatacttagtattaggtttctaagattcattctcatctacttggTCAAGTTAAACACATTTAAGGCCCGTTTGACTGTaataggacatattttgactgtaATGGTCGTTTTCGGTCTCAACGCTAAaataatgaagctaaataggtattaTAAATcctttacacgtttaatataccTAGTATTAGGTTGCTAAGACTAACTAACATATAATTTGGTCAACTTATGCATATTTGAGGCTCGTTTGAccattataggacatattttgactataatggtcgTTTTCGGTCCCAGCTCTTAACTAATCAACCAAAATAAGAatatttaaccttttaaaaatttaatatacttagtgtTAGGttgctaagactcattctcatctactttcgtcaagttatgcacatttaaggctcgtttgaccgttataggacatattttgactataatggttgttttcggtctcaactcttaactaatgaacctaaataagtatatttaatattttagacatttaatatacttattattAGGTTTCTAAGACACATTaacatctactttggtcaaattAAGGAAATTTTAGGCTCGTTGgaccgttataggacatattttgactataatggtcaTTTTCGATCtcaactcttaactaatgaacctaaataagtatttagAACcttttacacgtttaatatatttattattaggctgctaagactcattctcatctactttggtcaagttatgcacattaaAGGCCCATTTgaccgttataggacatattttgactataatggtcgttttcggtcccaactctaaactaatgaagctaaataggtattctaaaccctttacacgtttaatatacttattattaggtttctaagactcattaaaatctactttggtcaacttatgcgaattttaggctcgtttgaccgttataggacatattttgactataatagTTATTTTCAGTCCCAAGTCTTAATTAATAAACCTAGATAAGTATTTCGaaccttttacatgtttaatatacttagtatttggTTGCTAAGACTCATTCTTATCTACTttagtcaagttatgcacatttaaggcccgTTTGACCGTTATaagacatattttgactataatggtcattttcggtcccaactctaaactaatgaagctaaataggtattctaaatcctttacacgtttaatatacttagtatgaGGTTGATAAGATTCATTAACATATACTTTGGTCAACTTATGCATATTTGAGGCTCGTTTgaccgttataggacatattttgactataatggtcgttttcggtcccaactcttaactaatgaacctacaTAAGTACTCTTATCAAATTTTGGGGGAACTCGTGTCTATTTAAAACATCAATAATTATATCATAGTATGTACCTTCTCGAGATCCTCAACTTCTGAGCAACATGTGACTATATCGTACATAAACCTCATCACGTAGTAGCCACATTCTTGATTGCCTCTTTGTTGCGTACACTAAGATTAAAATCACACAAATAAGATGGATGTTAGTAAAAGTATGTTGTTGCCAAGTAACAAAGTAATGAATATTATACATTAATTAATTACCATCACTGATTTCCATAATTGTGATCTTGATTTGTTTAGAGCACGTCCACTTATTTCCTTCATCACACATTCAGAGTTCTATAAGAAGAAACAAGCTGAGGCAATCAAGTGGGATAAACAAGTAAAAAGTAAATCTCCTAAAAGTAACACAAGAAATGTCTCTTTATACAACACTTATACATCTAAGAAAGTACAAACAAAGGTATTCATACATCACTTATACATCTAAGAAAGGACAAACACAACCCTTGAGTGCATAAAGTTTGATTTGCTAATGTGCTAGAGGATATCCTTATTAATTTTTGTTATGTCCCTTTTCTTTTCCACTCGTTTTTTTTAAAGCTACTATAATTTATTTTGAAGTGAATGGAAGCAAAGTTCTTATTTCTTGGCTGGTAATCTTGAAATGTATATGGACAACCAAACAACCATTCAACCAATTTAAATAAGAATATTGCAAAATTTTATCTGTTGTATCCAGAAGAAATTTAACTAACTGGTGCATGATATGTATTATTGAGACGTGTAAAGTAAAACAAGTAATCCCAGAcaaaactaataataataataataataataataataataataataataataataaaagaattagCATGAAAATAGTGGCAAAGTCTCAAAATTTGTTACCATAATCTGGCAATGGATCAAGTATGTTAGGGTCGGGACCTTCTTCCCATATGAGTTCACTGACCATTCCCGAACCCAATATATCAATAGAATCTAAATTGGTGTCGACGTTCTTTTACAGAAGCCTTAGCCTATCAGGAAGATTTGTTAACGTGACCTGAGCACCAGAAAGAGCTGCTATGCAGCTTGGAAAAAACTATTTATTAGTCTAAAGCCATTTCAATGTGCAAGTTGTAATTAATGAAAACTTATAGATTTAAGTCAATGACTCACACTTATAACTACAATCTTTTGGATAATTCAATAACATAAACACGTAATCATTCTAAAAATTGGATACTGCTAGACCAGACAAAATATTTGAAACTTTGAACCACAATGTTTATTCTTTACTTCATTTAGACTTGGATACAAGTTTAAAACCTTTTTTTAATAAGAATTTGAACCTGTCTAGTGCGAGTGGCGAGTGACTCGGAAGTCGGAACATGCAACAACAACCAATCAATGTTTTTTTCCAACTTTTCTTCGCTTTAGATAAAGAAGAGGAGCCTTTAATCATATAAAAACatgaatttaaatataaaagagAAACTGTTAAGGTAAGTTGTTTTGTACCCGACTAATCCACAGCCATAGCCCAACTCACTAGCTCCAAGTTGAATCATATGGCTACAAAGGTATTTAGGACAATATCAATCATAAATGTTAGCACATTAATTAACTAATATTTacaaaatagaaagagaaagaatGAAATGTAAGAAATACATACCAATATCAACGGGGCTATTAATTTCGATCGCTACACTCCTCACTAGCTCCAAGTGAAATCGTATCGCTACaaaatcaatcatcaatattaGAACATTTATTTTACGGGAACTTGTTCTACTTAATTCAGAAAAAATTAATTTAGATAAGTGCAAATAATTTTGGATAAAAATTCTGATAAGTTAGAATAAAACAGTTAAACAAAATATAGTAAGTTGAACCAAACATGTCCTAAAGTACCTTACTTATTACTTACAAAGTATCCCTCCTCAATGAGCTATACAGGAGATTATGCACTTTCATAATTCCATTCCAAAACTTTAAGATTAAGTCTAGAAGTTTTGTATTTCTTGTTTCTGCTACAAACTTAGTCTTTGATACTTTAAATAGCTATCTGCACACCTCCACCAGTAAAAATTCTAGTTTAAATATGATAAATATCATGAGGATGAGGAAAATTCTAAAACTTTGGGGGAAGTAGGAAAGGGGTCAGTCGCGGGTAAGCCACATTTCTTGTTTGGGCATTCATACTCACAAGAATAATATAAACGAATTAGAGCACTTAAATGCCTGATCCGACCCTCTTTTTCCATTAAGCCCTCGTCCAATAACCATCCCGGCTTACAACATGGCTACTCAACCAAATAGAAATAAAACGGTTTCTGAGTTCTGATATTAAACCCCTTCACCTGCTTTGTTTCTTTCCTTTTACTACTCCTTTAGCAGTTACTCCAGATTTCTTTATGATTCGGTCTTGCAATTATATTTTAGAATATGAATTAAACTGCAACATACATCATGCATATTCACCTTCATGCTCTGCCTACAGCTCTACGCGGCCTTAGTGCCTCCCTCTAAAGTTCAAACCCTTTATGTTATTCCTTGGGCATCACATATAAGTCTGCTTTGTGGCAATGCGGAAGAAGCACAAAGAGTACACCAAAAAAGGTCACCTATAGATTAATCTGACAGTCTGACGCCTTATTTTGTTTAGAATGACAGAAATCCTAATTATCAGAACATTTTTTGATTTTAGATAAAAATATAGGATATTCAAAGCACCTTGTAGACAAATTTAAATCTTCTAATACACTAATATGGTTCAGACACAAAAGACAAGCAACAAAGTAAGCATCAAAGGCAATTTAGTTGCCTATTTATTCCCCTAATTTCCAAAAGTATCCATAAATTAGAAGCAAGAAATCTTATTTCTTTGTATGCTAAAGTCTCTCTTATCTGACAGTAGCTTTATCCTCCTGcttgtttttattatttcaatcaaCATTGACAGGCCTAGAATAACTAGAGGCATTTTGAATTCACTGGCAAACAAGCACACAATTCAATTCTCCAACAATTTCTACTTGCAACCAACATCAGAAAGTAGTTATGATAAGCAAGATAGTTATCCTAGAATAACTGTGCACAGACCTTCAATTCAGTCACAGGCCAAACCGAAAAAAAAGAAACCAAAATTAcaacaaatttaataaaatcaacgGTGGTTAACAAAATTAGCTGGTGGTTAATTCACTAATTGATACTTTTGAGGGATAATTATCAAATTTATagaacaaaattaacaaaaatggtGAGGAAACAAATTGCAGAAAtaacaaaattgacaaaacaaATTTACAGaacaaaaattacaaaatttcAGGAATAACCTAGCAGTGGCCGGTGGGAGGAGAGCCATAGACGGCGGCAGTGCGCgtaggagaggagaggagatgaGGCGGTTGGGCGTCTTCCAGAAGTGGGCGAGTCGGAGAAACACGGGGGCTTCTAGCAGTAGGAGACGGCTTCAGTCACGCGGGGGGAGAGAAACGCGAGTGGGGGTGGATATGGCAGCCACGACAAGGTGGTGCTTTTGGGGTGAGCGGTGTTGGGGAAGAAACGTAGGTGAGAAGGTTCGGGAAGAAACGAAGCCACGTAGATGAGAACGAACTCAACATAGGCTGTGTGAGAATCAAAGGGCGGGGAAATGAACATTGGAAAGGGAggaatatttttgcaaataaaCCTAAGTGATGTAGTGAAAATGTAGGTTTAAGGGCTTGGGGTGAATAGTAAACCCCAAGCATTTGTAGAATTTGCAATTTTGTGTTTGGGTGAATTAAAAATCCCAAGCACTTACTCAGATTTTTTTTTAGGTTCAattaagtgcttggggtttctctaa
This genomic stretch from Spinacia oleracea cultivar Varoflay chromosome 3, BTI_SOV_V1, whole genome shotgun sequence harbors:
- the LOC110782547 gene encoding uncharacterized protein; its protein translation is MIQLGASELGYGCGLVGEEKLEKNIDWLLLHVPTSESLATRTRQNSECVMKEISGRALNKSRSQLWKSVMCTQQRGNQECGYYVMRFMYDIVTCCSEVEDLEKEFMNKLKERSFTTDEIKCV